TTGTCTGTAAATCAATGGTTGTTTGGCAAAAAACTTTTTTAGCAAAGTTACTTGCAATTTGATCAGTTTCTTCAATTTGACTAAGACTCCCACCTTTTTGAGGGCCAAAGACCGCAGCAAATCCTTGAGGGCCATGATATGGATTGGTCACATCAGTCAGCCCTAATAGCGTAACAGGTGATGCTAAAGTATCAAGATAAGATCTTCCTGTCATGAAATCATAGTTTAAACTTTCCAAAAACCCTTTGCCACCATCAGAAGTGCCTGTGCCTCCTAGCATGATTTCGATTTGAGTAGCTCCTTTTTGAATGGCATCTTTAACTGCCAAACCCAAACCGTAGGAAGTGGCTTGTGCATAGGTTACTGAATTGGAGGTGATCTTATCAATACCAATAATACTCGCAGATTCAATAAAAGCTTGCTTTGCGTGACGATAATAAGCGACTTTAATCGGGCGTCTTAATAGATCAATGGTTTTTACTTGATGCCACCTCCCCGCCACGGTTTGTGAGAGGGCTACTAAACTTCCTTCTCCTCCATCAGCGATAGCTCTTGTTTCAATAACTAACTGCTTATCGACAGAAAGAAGGGCTTGAGCTACACTAGTGTTAAGTTCTGGAGACGTTACCGATCCCTTAAAAGAATCTATGGCTACCAAAATTTTCATATCTTCAATAAATTCCTTTTCTGTATATTGTAGCAGATTATCATCCTTTAAAACCCTATTAATAGTCAAGCTAGATCTGTCTTAAGTTTTTTATCTATTTTGAGAACTCGACCTTTTTACTAGTGTTGTCTTATTACTTTCTTCACCTTAAATTATTGTCAAGCAAACTCAAAAATACAAGAACTTTCTCGATTGCATTTACATAGTCATAGCTTTGTTTAGCTGCTAGGATCTTAAGCATTCAACTAATCAAAAAAAAGACTGTTTGGAAGGTTTCAATAGCTTCGCCATTCTAAAAAGGATCCGCCAATGATATAATATTACTATATCATGTCGAATGGGGATTAAAAATGGGAAATCAAACTAAAACGGAACTTGAACTTGAAAAAGAGTTGATCCATCTCTTAGAAACAGGTGAAAGTCAATGGACATATCGTAAAGAATTAAAAACTGAAGATGCTTTATGGGATAATTTCTTTAAGATCTTAGCGCAAAATAACACGCAATATCTGAACGAGGAGCCTTTAACAGCTAGTGAAAAAGAGCAGATTAAGAATCAACTTAACTTTGTCAATTACTATGAAGCGGCTAAATGGTTAGCTGGTGAAAACGGCATTGCTA
The genomic region above belongs to Streptococcus pyogenes and contains:
- a CDS encoding glycerate kinase, which produces MKILVAIDSFKGSVTSPELNTSVAQALLSVDKQLVIETRAIADGGEGSLVALSQTVAGRWHQVKTIDLLRRPIKVAYYRHAKQAFIESASIIGIDKITSNSVTYAQATSYGLGLAVKDAIQKGATQIEIMLGGTGTSDGGKGFLESLNYDFMTGRSYLDTLASPVTLLGLTDVTNPYHGPQGFAAVFGPQKGGSLSQIEETDQIASNFAKKVFCQTTIDLQTIPGSGAAGGLGGAIVLLGGTLTSGFSRIAELLNLDNSLQSCDLVITGEGCLDTQSQSGKVPVAIARMAKKYQVPTIALCGSVKIETGLAAEDFLAVFSIQQQPISLEAAIDKTTTLSNIKILAANLMLLIAQFNK